The stretch of DNA AGCAATGCTCAGAGCGGTCTCGATGGTCTCGGAGCAAGAGATCGCTCCGGCTTGCCGGTTTGAGCAATTTTGAGCGTTCGGCTTAGGAAAGTCTTAAGCAGCAGAAGTCTATGTTGGCACCGTGAGTTGCGTAACTGGCCGGCCGCTTCGGCCAAGGCGTAGGGCGTGTCGAAGGGAACTTCGGCACGCTTTTTTGCGAGCGCGGGATTAGTTCAACCACCAGACCGCGATATTCAGCGCGAAATCGTAACAGATCCAGACAAGATGCGGCCAAAGCAGGACAGAGGCCCATTTATTGATGCGATAGAAGATGAATGCGGTGGCGAGGACCGCAATCAATAGCAGGATCAGGACGAGAAGGCCCAAGCCCAAGCTTTGCGCGCCGAAAAACGCAGCCGGCCAAGCCAGATTGAGCACGAGCTGCACACCGAAGGTGAAGAGTGCAGGAAATTTCAAGCTGCGCGCCGCCGGCGTCTTCCAAACGAGCCAGAGCGACACGGCCATCATCGCATAGAGCATGATCTGGATGGGCCAGAACAGCCAGCTTGGCAGCGCGAAGGCCGGCTTGACCAGGCCCTCATACCAGGGCGAGAGGTTTGAAATGATGAAGGCGCTGCCGATGGCGGCAACCGCAAAGCACAGCACGAAGGCAACGATCAGAGCGGTATAGGATTCCTGACCCTCTATGCGCGGATGCTGCTGGCTTCCGCCAGCTGCGCTGCCCTGACCCCAAGTGCTTGCGCTCCCGCCCGGGGGCTGCGCCGTCCCATTGGCGGATGGTGTCGTGTCATGACCGGCGGTATCACTCATGGCCGCGCTCCTTTTCGCCGGAAGCTACACGAAGGGCGAGTTCCCTCCCAGCTCTTTCCGCGCACCTTCCGCAGCGAATAATGCGCGGACCCGCCTGAGCGTCTCCGCCATGGGATCCGGCAGCCTTTTCAGGTTGCGCGGTTGACGCTCACCCACCCGCATCGCATGGCCGGATGCCACCAGCTGATTAACGAAAGCCTCAACATCCCGATCGGGGGAATAGAGGCCGTGCGCCATCAATAGCCCCTTGAAGCCATGTGGACGCCTGCCGTCGCGCCGCCTCTTCATCCAGCCGTCGCGAGGAACCGGAAAGATCTCGGTGGGCTTGCCGCTTCTGCACGCCTCAGTGACCATCGAGACACTCTCGCCCGTAACGATGAAGCGGTCGGCAAGGGCAAGGAAGGCCTTGTAAGGGTTCTCGCGATCCTTGTCCCAGATATGAATATAGGCCGGCGCGGTTACGCCGTTGCTGAGCACCGCGGCGTGGGCCGGATCGGTTCGCGGCGAGGTTGTCACCAACAGCGAACCGCCCAGCGCCCTTGCGCGTATCGAAGCCGTCTGCGCCAACAGTGAGATGGCCGTCCGGTCCAGCCGATAGGGGCGGCGGCTGCCGCCGATCAGCACGGCGATCCACGGCCGTGGCAGGCTGGACAGCCTCTCGCTCCAGAGATTGAGCGTCTGCGTCGGCACCTCCGCCGGATCGTCAGTGAGCGGAACCAAATTATGCAGGACATTGGGCGCGCGTGGCAGGCCATATTGCGGCGTGGTCACCACCAGATCGAACCAGGCCAACGGCGCGCGCGGCCGTCCCAGATGGACAAGACGCGTCTTGCCCCCTGCCTTGCGGCGGATCCAGAGCGCGGCCGGTACCGAGCGGCGCCCGACCGCGATTACGAGATCGGGCCAGGGCGGCCGCAGCTCTTCCCGTGCCTCTGGGGTCAAGTTCCACAACTGGCTGCGGGAAACAACGTTAGGAACTCGGTATAACCCATTGAAACTGAGTTTTTTTACCTCAAAGCCCCATCCCAGCCGCTGGGCGAGCGTCACCGCCTGTGCCGTATCGCCCAGATGAGCACCCGCCAGAACCCAGACTCGTGGGGTATCGGGTTCCTGATCATTCGCTGAAATCAGGGTTGCCCCCTCTCGTTGCCTATCATGCGAGGACATGATGTATCGCCAATGGCCGCGCGCCGACAGCCTCAACATGGGATTCGAGATGAAGTGCGCCGCCCATTGGACCCGTAGGTTCAGTCGAGTTGGGGCTTCCTATCCTCGAAAGTGAAGATGTGGTGACCGAGCCCCTGAGCCGCAGCGCTTGTGCCTTGATCGAGGAGTGGTTGAAGCGGCGAAGCGCTGTTGATGATGCTGACCGCATCCGATTTGGTCGTGCTGACCACGTGCGGCGCTTGCGAAAGCGCGGCCGCTTCCGCCCATCGCGCAGGGAATCCCGCAACATCCACTATGTCTTGAGGAGGGACCTGGTCGGCCGCGATCACATCCTCCGCAACCCCACCGGCGCGCGACCCGTTCGGGTGGGGAATGGACCCGGGTGCCGGCACCGCTTCGGCCGGAACGATGTTGGCCTTGCCAACATCCTGCTCTGGCGCCTTTTCCAGCTCCGGGAAGAGCCTCTGTTGCAACGCTGTGGATCGCAAGGGCTTAGCCCTGGGGCGGACAGGATTGGGGATGATCTGGAGATCTGTCGGCGAAAGCGCTTGCTCCTCCGCCTTCGTGCTCAGCTTTTCAATGGTCGAGTTCTCCGGGGGAAAACTGCCGAGCACATAATTCGATGCGCCACTGGGAAACAAAGCAGCGGGCTCCACCTTCTCGGCACTCACTGCAGCCTGCGCAGTCCAACTCGGCATACTGGCCCGAACGCATCCCTGAAGAACGATACCACTCACCACGATACCAAACACGGACAAACCCAGCATCCGCCACTGGCGGTGTGGTCTGCTCATGATCAGCCTCCCGAGCCGAATTTTGTAAACCAACCTGCGGCAAGGCTTTCGATTCTTCAATACCTAAAGTTGTAGTCTCGCGAAATACAGGGTTGTGGCCGCGCCGACACGAGCTTGAGCATGGCGACCGGCGTAAGACGCTTGGCTCTTTCCGACTAGAACTGCTTTTCGGGAATCCGCACGACCAGCCCGTCATGCGCGTCGGTGATTTTGATCTGACAGGAAAGGCGGCTGTTCTCATGCACGTCGAAGGCGAAGTCCAGCATGTCCTCCTCCATTTCGTTGCGCTCGCCGACCTTCTCGAACCACTCGGGGTCGACATAGACATGGCAGGTGGCACAAGCGCATGCACCGCCACAATCCGCGTCGATCCCAGGCACCATGTTCCGCACGGCGGTTTCCATGAGCGTCATACCGGGCTCGGCCTCAACAGTATGCGTAGTCCCGTTGGATTCAATGAAAGTGATCTTGGGCATTGCTCTAGTACAAGACGATGAGTGAGA from Rhodoligotrophos sp. CJ14 encodes:
- a CDS encoding mitochondrial fission ELM1 family protein, with protein sequence MSSHDRQREGATLISANDQEPDTPRVWVLAGAHLGDTAQAVTLAQRLGWGFEVKKLSFNGLYRVPNVVSRSQLWNLTPEAREELRPPWPDLVIAVGRRSVPAALWIRRKAGGKTRLVHLGRPRAPLAWFDLVVTTPQYGLPRAPNVLHNLVPLTDDPAEVPTQTLNLWSERLSSLPRPWIAVLIGGSRRPYRLDRTAISLLAQTASIRARALGGSLLVTTSPRTDPAHAAVLSNGVTAPAYIHIWDKDRENPYKAFLALADRFIVTGESVSMVTEACRSGKPTEIFPVPRDGWMKRRRDGRRPHGFKGLLMAHGLYSPDRDVEAFVNQLVASGHAMRVGERQPRNLKRLPDPMAETLRRVRALFAAEGARKELGGNSPFV
- a CDS encoding 2Fe-2S iron-sulfur cluster-binding protein, with product MPKITFIESNGTTHTVEAEPGMTLMETAVRNMVPGIDADCGGACACATCHVYVDPEWFEKVGERNEMEEDMLDFAFDVHENSRLSCQIKITDAHDGLVVRIPEKQF
- a CDS encoding TspO/MBR family protein, with product MSDTAGHDTTPSANGTAQPPGGSASTWGQGSAAGGSQQHPRIEGQESYTALIVAFVLCFAVAAIGSAFIISNLSPWYEGLVKPAFALPSWLFWPIQIMLYAMMAVSLWLVWKTPAARSLKFPALFTFGVQLVLNLAWPAAFFGAQSLGLGLLVLILLLIAVLATAFIFYRINKWASVLLWPHLVWICYDFALNIAVWWLN